The proteins below come from a single Cylindrospermopsis raciborskii Cr2010 genomic window:
- the dndE gene encoding DNA sulfur modification protein DndE, with protein sequence MESPIERIKLSQTAKDQLLKLKRVTRIEQWNILCRWAFCRSLAETSPPSPIPIPQDSNVELTWKVFGGEIADILLLALKQRCNNDGLGTDSETLITQFRLHLHRGIGYLAGDPNIKSIEDFIDLTSKNVKS encoded by the coding sequence ATGGAATCACCCATAGAAAGAATTAAACTATCGCAGACGGCCAAGGATCAACTGTTGAAATTAAAACGTGTCACCCGTATAGAACAATGGAATATACTATGTCGGTGGGCGTTTTGTCGTTCTCTAGCTGAAACCAGTCCCCCATCACCCATACCCATACCCCAAGACAGTAATGTAGAGCTGACGTGGAAAGTATTTGGGGGAGAAATAGCAGATATTTTGCTGTTAGCACTAAAACAACGGTGTAATAACGACGGTTTAGGAACAGACTCAGAAACCCTAATCACCCAATTTCGCTTGCACCTACATAGAGGTATAGGATATTTAGCAGGGGATCCAAATATTAAGAGTATTGAAGATTTCATAGATCTGACTAGCAAGAATGTGAAAAGCTAG
- a CDS encoding DGQHR domain-containing protein yields MAKIPQDNRSIFPQYPVGQPPQLPSQIIVQQTKMGDVTAYLGSVTLEWFAKKVEFASTLPILQNKYNPVTDNIEIDADSIEQIQQRSLDWSRQASLLQYLTIHRNHKFPPVLVVINQPWANDAKSELWGGEGRAKKATTDFTPLDANGHIGLLNVAEKDVNIYALDGQHRLMGVQGLLELLENGRITKYNRDKIPTDSYIDLSELVDQYRINIDYLKQLPQEKIGIEFICAVNSGETYSEAKQRVRSIFVHVNLMATPLTKGQLIQLNEDNGFAIVARKIAVSHPLLAHRENRKPRINWNSATVAANSTVLTTLQALQDMSTKYLGYKFPHWQPQIKGLIPMRPDPDELAEGIREFEQLFDHLATLPSYKILDHEDTTVLRRFSFEKVGGEGNILFRPVAQVALAEALGILVFKNGLLLENIFKKLQKFDLQGGFSQMEFPNSLWYGVLYDPNKKRVQVSKKELAVKLLIYLLGEIKDQMEIAELRKAIASARTTEDRAIDFDGNWVSAQEVGLPSI; encoded by the coding sequence ATGGCAAAAATACCTCAAGATAACCGTAGCATTTTTCCTCAGTACCCAGTAGGTCAACCCCCTCAACTTCCATCTCAAATTATAGTTCAACAAACGAAAATGGGTGATGTTACCGCTTATCTAGGCTCAGTTACTTTGGAATGGTTTGCAAAAAAGGTTGAGTTCGCTTCTACTCTACCGATATTGCAAAATAAATATAATCCGGTTACAGACAACATTGAAATTGACGCGGATAGTATTGAGCAGATTCAACAGCGTTCTTTAGATTGGTCACGTCAAGCTTCATTATTACAATATCTAACTATACATAGAAATCATAAGTTTCCACCAGTACTAGTTGTAATCAATCAACCCTGGGCGAATGATGCAAAATCAGAATTATGGGGTGGGGAGGGACGCGCCAAAAAAGCAACTACTGATTTTACCCCTTTAGATGCAAATGGTCATATTGGTTTATTGAATGTAGCAGAAAAAGATGTAAATATCTATGCTTTAGACGGTCAACATAGATTAATGGGAGTTCAGGGTTTATTAGAACTGTTAGAAAATGGAAGAATAACAAAATATAACCGAGATAAAATCCCCACTGATAGTTATATAGATCTGTCAGAGTTGGTAGACCAATATAGGATTAATATTGACTATCTCAAACAATTACCCCAGGAAAAAATTGGAATTGAATTTATTTGTGCAGTCAATAGTGGAGAAACCTACTCAGAAGCCAAACAGAGAGTCAGATCAATTTTTGTGCATGTGAATTTAATGGCTACCCCCTTGACTAAAGGTCAACTGATCCAATTAAATGAAGATAATGGTTTTGCAATTGTAGCCAGAAAAATAGCAGTAAGTCATCCCCTGTTAGCGCACAGAGAGAATCGGAAACCTCGGATTAACTGGAACAGCGCCACAGTAGCAGCTAATTCCACCGTATTGACCACATTACAAGCCTTACAAGATATGTCAACTAAATATTTAGGATACAAATTTCCCCATTGGCAACCCCAAATTAAGGGATTGATTCCCATGCGTCCAGACCCTGACGAGTTAGCAGAAGGAATTAGGGAATTTGAACAGCTATTTGACCATTTAGCCACCCTCCCTAGTTATAAGATTTTAGATCATGAAGATACAACTGTTTTACGGCGATTCAGTTTTGAAAAAGTTGGTGGTGAGGGCAATATTTTATTTCGTCCTGTGGCACAAGTTGCCTTAGCAGAAGCTTTAGGAATTTTAGTTTTTAAAAATGGTCTCTTATTAGAAAACATTTTTAAAAAGTTGCAAAAATTTGATCTTCAGGGTGGTTTTAGTCAAATGGAGTTTCCTAATTCTCTATGGTATGGAGTTTTATATGATCCGAATAAAAAGCGGGTTCAAGTGTCTAAAAAAGAATTGGCAGTAAAATTATTAATTTATCTATTGGGAGAAATCAAAGACCAGATGGAAATTGCAGAACTACGCAAAGCAATAGCAAGTGCTAGAACCACGGAAGATCGTGCTATTGACTTTGATGGGAACTGGGTTAGTGCTCAAGAGGTAGGACTTCCATCCATATAA
- the dndD gene encoding DNA sulfur modification protein DndD → MIFLELVLQNFGPYAGKQVINLDTRIDQNNIRPIILLGGMNGGGKTTLMDAIRLALYGARAQCSTRGNLSYGDFLTQCVNNKADPINKTRIELVFEHIEDDKPVRYRVVRTWEKNPKDGKDSLGILGDDETWPQSLANIWDEYIENILPLGISNLFLFDGEQVKELAEQEVPPPIVVDAINGLLGLELVDKLSLDLEILVNRKKKENADDQDLAKLEELETRLHKQMEQKNSQKSQLQDLEEQVKNLKVKYEEALNKYISEGGKIAGERSQLDRERETQVGKVENLRKTLCELAEGVLPLQLISNLLSQVQIQGEKELRLQQIQLQNQVARDILITRDKRLVSFLHQLNLKLETITSIENFLLQDIDSLYMDLSTKLYDNKTVKANVKANNANNYEGSFLHADEETLSSLDRLIYGLPTVQNNAKNHLLELRNCLELIVSLDRQIQAAAPPEAYIKLQKIRELAEKEWSRANTNLEILNRQFINLTTTIDKTKRELNSYTDKNLKYQSNQHLIASVHRVQENLKLFKEKLTLRKLNKLEEEVKNCFLYLLHKSYLVYRVGIDAKSFQLSLYDLHGKLVPKHRLSAGEKQLLAIAFLWGLAKVSGKQLPVAIDTPLGRLDSSHRNNLLERYFPTASHQVILLSTDTEIARKEIAILREHQAIAREYILEYDSGKRETTIKEGYFW, encoded by the coding sequence ATGATTTTTTTAGAACTTGTACTGCAAAACTTTGGTCCTTATGCTGGTAAGCAAGTGATTAATTTGGATACCAGAATCGATCAGAATAACATTCGTCCAATTATTCTTTTGGGGGGGATGAACGGAGGAGGAAAAACCACCCTGATGGATGCTATTCGCTTGGCATTATATGGAGCAAGGGCCCAATGTTCCACCAGGGGAAATTTAAGTTATGGTGACTTTCTCACCCAGTGTGTGAATAACAAAGCTGACCCGATTAATAAAACCAGAATCGAGTTGGTTTTTGAACACATTGAAGATGATAAACCCGTGAGGTATCGGGTAGTGAGAACTTGGGAAAAAAACCCCAAGGATGGTAAAGATTCCCTGGGAATTTTGGGGGATGACGAAACCTGGCCCCAGTCTTTAGCCAATATCTGGGACGAATACATAGAAAATATATTGCCCTTGGGTATTTCTAATTTATTTTTATTTGATGGTGAGCAGGTCAAGGAACTAGCAGAACAGGAAGTTCCTCCTCCCATAGTGGTGGATGCAATTAATGGACTCTTGGGATTGGAGTTAGTAGATAAATTGTCCTTAGATTTGGAAATATTAGTCAATCGCAAAAAAAAGGAAAATGCTGATGATCAGGATTTGGCTAAGTTGGAAGAATTGGAAACCCGTTTGCATAAACAAATGGAGCAAAAAAATTCTCAAAAATCTCAGTTGCAAGACCTAGAGGAGCAGGTAAAAAATTTAAAAGTTAAATATGAGGAAGCCCTAAATAAGTATATATCAGAAGGTGGCAAAATTGCCGGGGAACGCAGTCAACTGGATAGGGAGAGGGAAACTCAGGTTGGCAAGGTGGAAAATCTACGGAAAACTTTATGCGAATTGGCTGAGGGTGTGTTACCTTTACAGTTAATTAGTAATTTATTATCTCAAGTCCAGATCCAGGGTGAAAAAGAGTTAAGACTTCAACAAATACAGTTACAAAATCAAGTGGCTAGAGATATTTTAATTACTAGAGATAAAAGATTGGTTTCCTTCCTCCATCAATTGAATCTAAAACTGGAAACAATCACCAGTATTGAAAATTTCCTGCTTCAGGATATTGATAGTTTATATATGGATTTATCTACTAAATTGTATGATAATAAAACAGTTAAAGCCAATGTGAAAGCCAATAATGCCAATAATTATGAAGGGTCTTTCTTACATGCAGACGAAGAAACTTTAAGTTCTTTAGATCGTCTGATCTATGGCTTGCCAACAGTCCAAAATAACGCCAAAAACCACCTGCTCGAACTGCGCAATTGTCTAGAATTAATTGTCAGCCTAGATAGGCAAATTCAAGCTGCTGCTCCACCAGAAGCATACATCAAACTACAAAAAATCCGAGAACTGGCTGAAAAAGAATGGAGTCGAGCAAATACCAATTTGGAAATACTCAATCGTCAGTTCATCAATTTAACTACCACCATTGATAAAACCAAACGAGAGTTGAATAGTTATACCGACAAAAATCTTAAATATCAAAGTAATCAACATTTGATTGCTTCAGTCCATAGAGTACAAGAAAATTTAAAGTTGTTTAAAGAAAAACTAACTTTAAGGAAATTAAATAAATTAGAAGAAGAAGTAAAAAACTGTTTTTTGTATTTACTACATAAATCATATTTGGTCTATAGAGTGGGAATTGATGCTAAAAGTTTCCAACTCTCATTGTATGATCTCCACGGTAAATTAGTCCCTAAACATAGACTATCCGCAGGAGAAAAACAACTCTTGGCGATCGCCTTTTTATGGGGTTTAGCAAAAGTGTCTGGAAAACAACTACCGGTGGCAATTGACACCCCCCTAGGAAGACTAGATTCATCCCATAGAAATAACCTACTGGAAAGATATTTCCCCACAGCAAGCCATCAAGTAATTTTACTATCCACAGATACAGAAATAGCCAGGAAAGAAATAGCAATACTCAGAGAACATCAGGCGATCGCACGAGAATATATTTTAGAGTATGATTCAGGAAAAAGAGAAACAACCATCAAAGAGGGATATTTTTGGTAA
- a CDS encoding DNA phosphorothioation-associated protein 4: MAETSRIRIAGDKADFVKALVANDGAQGPFQTFADVIAFAAALGIKYQKRIPFEEISKRDPSPIRLEVFATSGYDVLIKLLAIVETENIQLLSPNNDEEEKQRNQIFEEYANGGLEILETQIRGSVDYTERILLFLQREHQTIDGEDGEFDLSRFLS; encoded by the coding sequence ATGGCTGAAACTAGTAGAATTAGAATTGCTGGGGATAAAGCCGATTTTGTCAAGGCTTTGGTTGCTAATGATGGGGCCCAGGGTCCCTTTCAGACCTTTGCTGATGTGATTGCTTTTGCTGCTGCTTTAGGTATTAAATATCAGAAGCGTATTCCATTTGAAGAAATCTCTAAAAGGGATCCTTCTCCCATCAGATTAGAGGTTTTTGCAACATCAGGATATGATGTGTTGATCAAATTACTGGCAATTGTAGAAACGGAGAACATTCAACTTTTATCACCTAATAATGACGAAGAAGAAAAACAACGTAATCAAATTTTTGAAGAATATGCTAATGGAGGGTTAGAGATTTTAGAGACTCAAATCAGAGGATCCGTCGATTATACGGAGAGAATTCTATTGTTTTTACAGCGTGAACATCAAACAATTGATGGGGAAGATGGAGAATTTGATCTCTCTAGATTTTTATCCTAG
- the dndC gene encoding DNA phosphorothioation system sulfurtransferase DndC, translating into MVTSESKTPPNRTVAELVENILVLTKEIQQLYCLDDIPWVVGYSGGKDSTAILQLIWNAISDLPPEKRTKTIHVITTDTGVENPYVSAWVRASHENIKKAAQEQQVPMQAHLLQPETKETYWVGLIGKGYPAPRQKFRWCTERLKISPSNRFIRDMVRESGETILVLGIRKTESKNRAATMKKMEAKRLRDRLSPNGNLPNSLVYSPIEDWRTDEVWLYLMQWDNPWGHSNKDLFVMYRQSTEDNECPLVVDTSTPSCGSSRFGCWVCTLVDRDVSLSAMIQNDQEKEWMQPIVEFRKELDIENDREKRDFRRIWGEVQLFERNRNGEMSVEPIPGPYTKYWREYWLRKLLTAQKEMRENAPENMANITLISMEELSEIRRIWLEEKHEFDDSLPQIYEQVTGEKFKDSRPGADYSLLGGDEWEVLEQICAGNSMELELMAKLLDTERQFKKKTRRVGIFETLEKCFETSSRSQQEAIDYAHFKRDLRLAASEGNVATIRQAFKQLDIPRVQEQNNTEYNTENKTEDKKPLEQPLSFASMKYRKYEYKQEE; encoded by the coding sequence ATGGTGACATCAGAAAGTAAAACCCCGCCGAATCGAACTGTAGCTGAGCTGGTGGAGAATATTCTAGTTCTTACGAAAGAAATTCAGCAATTATACTGTTTGGACGACATACCCTGGGTGGTTGGTTATTCTGGAGGAAAAGACAGTACGGCAATCTTACAACTGATTTGGAATGCTATTTCTGATTTACCACCAGAAAAAAGAACTAAGACCATTCACGTCATTACCACAGACACAGGCGTAGAGAATCCTTATGTTTCCGCTTGGGTACGTGCTTCTCATGAAAATATCAAAAAAGCTGCCCAAGAACAGCAAGTTCCCATGCAAGCTCACCTTTTACAACCAGAAACAAAGGAGACATATTGGGTGGGTCTAATTGGTAAGGGATATCCTGCTCCCCGTCAAAAATTTCGCTGGTGTACTGAACGCCTAAAAATCAGCCCATCTAACCGTTTTATTCGTGATATGGTTAGGGAAAGTGGAGAAACAATCCTGGTTCTGGGTATTCGCAAGACCGAAAGTAAAAATCGTGCTGCTACCATGAAAAAAATGGAGGCTAAAAGACTGCGCGATCGCCTGAGTCCCAATGGCAATTTACCCAATTCCCTGGTTTACAGTCCCATAGAAGATTGGCGGACTGATGAAGTTTGGCTATATTTGATGCAGTGGGATAATCCTTGGGGGCACAGTAATAAGGATCTATTTGTGATGTATAGGCAATCAACGGAAGACAATGAATGCCCATTGGTTGTTGACACATCTACTCCTAGTTGTGGCAGTTCTCGTTTTGGTTGTTGGGTTTGTACCCTAGTTGATCGTGATGTATCCCTGAGTGCAATGATTCAAAATGATCAAGAAAAAGAGTGGATGCAACCAATAGTTGAGTTTAGGAAGGAATTAGATATTGAAAATGACAGAGAAAAAAGGGATTTTCGTCGCATTTGGGGGGAAGTTCAATTATTTGAACGGAACAGAAATGGGGAAATGTCGGTTGAACCCATACCTGGGCCATATACAAAATATTGGCGAGAATACTGGTTAAGAAAATTATTAACAGCACAAAAAGAAATGAGAGAGAATGCACCAGAAAACATGGCCAATATCACCCTAATCTCAATGGAAGAACTGAGTGAAATTCGCCGTATCTGGCTGGAAGAAAAACACGAATTTGACGACAGTTTACCCCAAATATATGAACAAGTGACAGGAGAAAAATTTAAAGATTCTCGACCTGGCGCAGATTATAGTCTATTAGGTGGGGATGAGTGGGAGGTGTTAGAACAAATCTGTGCGGGTAACTCTATGGAATTAGAGCTGATGGCAAAGTTACTAGACACGGAAAGACAATTCAAGAAAAAAACCCGCCGAGTAGGGATTTTTGAAACTTTAGAAAAGTGCTTTGAAACTAGTTCCCGTTCCCAACAAGAGGCTATTGATTATGCTCATTTTAAAAGAGATCTACGTCTAGCAGCTAGTGAAGGCAATGTAGCAACAATTCGTCAGGCATTTAAACAATTAGATATACCACGGGTGCAAGAGCAAAATAACACTGAGTATAACACTGAAAATAAGACCGAAGATAAAAAACCCCTAGAGCAACCACTGAGTTTTGCGAGCATGAAATATAGAAAGTATGAATATAAGCAAGAAGAATAG